A region from the Azospirillum thermophilum genome encodes:
- a CDS encoding 3'-5' exonuclease gives MTLPVAEGPLTDGAGAEGTRTDQPAAGPPPRRRIPLVFAGVGLLLVGLAVALAVVLPRSSAGNPLLTYAVVMTGASAAAVWGLWLAVDRFLLRAAETLSREAGLIAHGNARGGVGGRVPLARYGDLVPMARAVNDLSDKLAAMRRDVARTVADSTARAEEQKGRLAAVLRDLHEGVLVCNLKHQILLYNRSALDILHLTGDLGLGRSLLHFVVAEPVLHTLERLTLRVREGRHVNHEHGTTAQFVGATTDGRILLEGRMSAILQDAEPGSEEPPAITGYVITLTDATRELAALGQRDALLREATEEFRAPIANLRAAVETLADNPDLTAEERAAFDAAMQESCDTLSARLERVSGAYRDLVSGSWPMSDIHSNNLINLVRHRIGADGPATVTLTGLPQWVHGDSFSLVVLFGHLIRSVHALTGAAAFDLSAEGSERWVYLDLVWQGAPVPSATLDGWLAEPLPDALGGLTVGDVLQHHRSTAWSEPLKDRDGCARLRIPLPPAQSPPSAHIAARPAGARPEFFDFDLLHQPLATSELGRTPLETLHYVVFDTETTGLSPSGGDEIIQIAAVRLVRGRILTGETFNTLVNPRRAIPPESVPFHGITDAMVADKPTIDKVLPQFRAFVSGAVMVAHNAAFDLKFLKMKERASGVAFDGPVLDTMLLSRMLLGNDGDHTLDGIAERLGIEVVDRHTALGDSLVTAAVFLRMVEMLRERDVRTLDDAIRAANILVELAARERAF, from the coding sequence GTGACGCTGCCGGTCGCCGAGGGCCCCCTGACGGACGGCGCGGGGGCGGAGGGGACGCGGACCGACCAGCCCGCCGCCGGCCCGCCGCCGCGCCGCCGCATCCCGCTGGTCTTTGCCGGGGTCGGCCTTCTGCTGGTCGGGCTGGCGGTCGCGCTCGCGGTGGTCCTGCCGCGATCCTCCGCCGGCAATCCGCTGCTGACCTACGCGGTGGTGATGACCGGCGCCTCGGCCGCCGCGGTGTGGGGGCTGTGGCTGGCGGTCGACCGCTTCCTGCTGCGCGCCGCCGAGACGCTGAGCCGCGAGGCCGGGCTGATCGCCCACGGCAACGCCCGGGGCGGCGTCGGCGGCCGGGTGCCGCTCGCCCGCTACGGCGACCTCGTGCCGATGGCCCGCGCGGTCAACGACCTGTCGGACAAGCTGGCGGCGATGCGCCGCGACGTCGCCCGCACGGTCGCCGACTCCACCGCCAGGGCGGAGGAGCAGAAGGGCCGCCTCGCCGCCGTGCTGCGCGACCTGCACGAGGGGGTGCTGGTCTGCAACCTGAAGCACCAGATCCTGCTCTACAACCGCTCGGCGCTCGATATCCTGCACCTGACCGGCGACCTCGGGCTCGGCCGCTCGCTGCTGCATTTCGTGGTGGCGGAGCCGGTGCTGCACACGCTGGAGCGGCTGACCCTGCGCGTGCGCGAGGGCCGCCACGTCAACCACGAGCACGGCACCACCGCGCAGTTCGTCGGCGCCACCACCGACGGCCGCATCCTGCTGGAAGGCCGCATGAGCGCCATCCTGCAGGACGCCGAACCGGGCTCGGAGGAGCCGCCGGCCATCACCGGCTACGTCATCACCCTGACCGACGCGACGCGCGAGCTGGCGGCGCTCGGCCAGCGCGACGCCCTGCTGCGCGAGGCGACGGAGGAGTTCCGCGCCCCCATCGCCAACCTGCGCGCGGCGGTCGAGACGCTGGCCGACAACCCGGACCTGACGGCGGAGGAGCGCGCCGCCTTCGACGCGGCGATGCAGGAGTCCTGCGACACGCTGTCGGCCCGGCTGGAGCGGGTGTCGGGCGCCTACCGCGACCTCGTCTCCGGCTCCTGGCCGATGAGCGACATCCACTCCAACAATCTGATCAACCTGGTGCGCCACCGCATCGGGGCGGACGGGCCGGCGACCGTGACCCTGACAGGCCTGCCGCAATGGGTGCATGGCGACAGCTTCAGCCTGGTGGTGCTGTTCGGCCACCTGATCCGCTCGGTCCACGCCCTGACCGGGGCGGCCGCCTTCGACCTGTCGGCCGAGGGGTCGGAGCGCTGGGTCTATCTCGACCTCGTCTGGCAGGGGGCGCCGGTGCCGAGCGCCACGCTGGACGGCTGGCTGGCCGAGCCGCTGCCCGACGCGCTGGGCGGGCTGACGGTGGGCGACGTGCTGCAGCACCACCGCTCGACCGCCTGGAGCGAGCCGCTGAAGGACCGCGACGGCTGCGCCCGGCTGCGCATCCCGCTTCCCCCGGCCCAGTCGCCGCCGTCGGCGCACATCGCCGCCCGCCCGGCCGGGGCGCGGCCGGAGTTCTTCGACTTCGACCTTCTGCACCAGCCGCTGGCGACCAGCGAGCTCGGCCGCACGCCGCTGGAGACCCTGCATTACGTGGTGTTCGACACCGAAACCACCGGCCTGTCGCCCAGCGGCGGCGACGAGATCATCCAGATCGCCGCCGTGCGTCTGGTGCGCGGGCGCATCCTGACCGGCGAGACTTTCAACACGCTGGTCAACCCGCGCCGCGCCATCCCGCCGGAATCCGTCCCCTTCCACGGCATCACCGACGCGATGGTGGCCGACAAGCCGACCATCGACAAGGTGCTGCCGCAGTTCCGCGCCTTCGTCTCCGGCGCCGTGATGGTGGCGCACAACGCCGCCTTCGACCTGAAGTTCCTGAAGATGAAGGAGAGGGCGAGCGGCGTCGCCTTCGACGGGCCGGTGCTGGACACCATGCTGCTGTCGCGCATGCTGCTCGGCAACGACGGCGACCATACGCTGGACGGCATCGCCGAGCGGCTGGGGATCGAGGTGGTCGACCGTCACACGGCGCTCGGCGACAGCCTCGTCACCGCCGCGGTCTTCCTGCGCATGGTGGAGATGCTGCGCGAACGCGACGTGCGCACGCTGGACGACGCCATCCGCGCCGCCAACATTCTGGTCGAGCTGGCGGCGCGGGAGCGCGCCTTTTGA
- a CDS encoding response regulator transcription factor, with protein MKPTILVADDEPSIVLSLQVLLQKAGFEVRVARNGEEAIASVEAGVPDLILLDAMMPRRDGFDVCQSLRANPACRDLPIIMLTARSRDVERQKGMALGATDYITKPFSTRDLVATVRRHLGIAADSVAGAAP; from the coding sequence ATGAAGCCGACCATCCTGGTCGCCGACGACGAGCCGAGCATCGTCCTGTCGCTCCAGGTCCTGCTGCAGAAAGCCGGGTTCGAGGTGCGCGTCGCGCGCAACGGGGAGGAGGCCATCGCCTCGGTCGAGGCGGGGGTTCCCGACCTGATCCTGCTGGACGCCATGATGCCCAGGCGCGACGGCTTCGACGTCTGCCAGTCGCTGCGCGCCAACCCGGCCTGCAGGGATCTGCCGATCATCATGCTGACCGCGCGCAGCCGCGACGTGGAACGGCAGAAGGGCATGGCGCTGGGCGCCACCGACTACATCACGAAGCCGTTCTCCACCCGCGATCTGGTCGCCACCGTCCGCCGCCATCTGGGGATCGCCGCCGACAGCGTGGCGGGGGCGGCGCCGTGA
- a CDS encoding SPOR domain-containing protein yields MTFKDEMRAAGAKPDGAGPGAGGPGSGPESEDIAQLLRALNEDLHAEEDEDLEAETVDRQGIGLPLGKIAAALFAAVGVGAVAIMLNTANDPGPVQTASVPVAQQAAQTQAPPAQQPTQMPATTAAPQTMAQTAAQTAAQTPPAAVRQPGSPEPLIARAPAAGAQPPAQAPAPPPAGAAPAAPAPALKVPEPPSLPPLAAQPRAAAPQSAGTHTVPKAPEAPPPAAEPPHAAAQKPDTAELQAMLAPPKEAARAAARPAAPTEPRTAQPAPRATTPTPPAASGPVPAGRYTVQLGTFQQAANADALVTKLKAQGFQAYAVSWTDGAQRSWRAVRVGGYGDQSAAKQAAGEVKAKTGLDSIVVSTTR; encoded by the coding sequence GTGACCTTCAAGGACGAGATGAGAGCCGCCGGCGCCAAGCCGGACGGCGCGGGCCCCGGGGCCGGTGGTCCCGGCAGCGGCCCGGAGAGCGAGGATATCGCCCAGCTCCTGCGTGCCCTCAACGAGGACCTGCACGCGGAGGAGGACGAGGATCTGGAGGCGGAGACCGTCGACAGACAGGGCATCGGCCTGCCGCTCGGCAAGATCGCGGCCGCCCTGTTCGCCGCGGTGGGCGTCGGCGCCGTCGCCATCATGCTGAACACGGCGAACGATCCGGGGCCCGTCCAGACGGCGTCGGTCCCGGTCGCCCAGCAGGCGGCCCAGACCCAGGCCCCGCCGGCGCAGCAGCCCACCCAGATGCCGGCCACCACGGCCGCCCCGCAGACGATGGCCCAAACGGCGGCCCAAACGGCGGCCCAAACGCCGCCCGCCGCGGTGCGCCAGCCCGGCTCGCCGGAACCGCTGATCGCCCGCGCCCCCGCGGCCGGCGCCCAGCCGCCGGCCCAGGCTCCGGCACCGCCGCCCGCCGGCGCGGCCCCGGCGGCCCCCGCCCCCGCGCTGAAGGTTCCGGAACCGCCGTCCCTGCCGCCGCTCGCAGCCCAGCCCAGGGCCGCCGCGCCGCAGTCCGCCGGCACCCACACCGTCCCCAAGGCGCCGGAGGCCCCGCCGCCAGCCGCCGAACCCCCGCACGCCGCGGCGCAGAAGCCGGACACGGCGGAACTGCAGGCGATGCTGGCGCCGCCGAAGGAGGCCGCCCGTGCTGCGGCCCGCCCCGCTGCCCCGACCGAACCGCGCACGGCGCAACCCGCCCCTCGGGCCACCACGCCGACCCCGCCGGCTGCATCCGGCCCGGTGCCGGCCGGCCGCTACACGGTGCAGCTTGGCACCTTCCAGCAGGCCGCCAACGCCGACGCGCTGGTCACCAAGCTGAAGGCGCAGGGCTTCCAGGCCTATGCGGTGAGCTGGACCGACGGCGCCCAGCGCTCCTGGCGCGCGGTGCGCGTCGGCGGCTATGGCGACCAGTCCGCCGCCAAGCAGGCCGCCGGCGAGGTGAAGGCCAAGACGGGCCTGGACTCGATCGTCGTCAGCACCACGCGCTGA
- a CDS encoding twin-arginine translocase TatA/TatE family subunit, whose amino-acid sequence MGSFSIWHWLVVLVIVLLLFGAGKLPNVMGDLAKGIKAFKAGMKDEDEGDSTAAPAPTVQNQTAQQAAVPPAAPAAAPAAPAATATPAAPQPVQPQTVQADQNRTAQG is encoded by the coding sequence ATGGGCAGCTTCAGCATCTGGCACTGGCTCGTCGTTCTCGTGATCGTCCTGCTCCTGTTCGGCGCGGGCAAGCTGCCGAACGTGATGGGCGACCTCGCCAAGGGCATCAAGGCCTTCAAGGCCGGCATGAAGGACGAGGACGAAGGCGACTCCACCGCCGCTCCGGCGCCGACCGTGCAGAACCAGACGGCACAGCAGGCCGCCGTGCCGCCGGCCGCTCCCGCGGCTGCGCCGGCCGCTCCGGCGGCGACCGCCACCCCGGCGGCTCCCCAGCCGGTGCAGCCGCAGACGGTCCAGGCCGACCAGAACCGGACGGCCCAGGGCTGA
- a CDS encoding septation protein A — MNQYARLLIEAGPLAAFFIANSRAGIMTGTAVFMVATAIAVLVSWHMERKVPIMPVVGAGFVLLFGGLTLWLQDDLFIKLKPTLVNLLFATVLFVAHLTGRNVLKRLLGTVLTLSDEGWRTLGIRWAWFFLVLAVLNEIVWRSLSTDAWVNFKVFGIMPLTLLFSALQAPLILRHQIAEESAGTSSTP, encoded by the coding sequence ATGAACCAGTATGCGCGACTGCTGATCGAGGCCGGCCCGCTCGCGGCCTTCTTCATCGCCAATTCCCGGGCCGGGATCATGACCGGCACCGCCGTCTTCATGGTGGCCACGGCGATCGCCGTGCTGGTCTCCTGGCACATGGAGCGCAAGGTCCCGATCATGCCGGTGGTCGGCGCCGGCTTCGTGCTGCTGTTCGGCGGCCTGACGCTGTGGCTGCAGGACGACCTGTTCATCAAGCTGAAGCCGACGCTGGTCAACCTGCTGTTCGCCACCGTGCTGTTCGTCGCCCACCTGACGGGGCGCAACGTGCTGAAGCGGCTGCTCGGCACCGTGCTGACCCTCAGCGACGAGGGATGGCGCACGCTGGGCATCCGCTGGGCCTGGTTCTTCCTGGTGCTGGCCGTGCTGAACGAGATCGTGTGGCGCAGCCTGAGCACCGACGCCTGGGTGAACTTCAAGGTGTTCGGCATCATGCCGCTGACGCTGCTGTTCAGCGCGCTGCAGGCGCCGCTGATCCTGCGGCATCAGATCGCGGAGGAGTCGGCCGGGACCTCCTCCACCCCGTGA
- a CDS encoding lipid A deacylase LpxR family protein, translating into MRGIAGGRVAVALAAGLSAGLGAGAGGAQDPAGRDAGPAAAPDGAERAGPSIGFWIDNDLFGGNTDRYYTNGFQFYYFSGDRPTYGSIDWLADLVPWIEPDGVRRYGFAFGQNIYTPSNLRARNPDPTDRPYAGWLYGRLSILNEAPRAVDRIDLDLGMVGPASLAEQTQKAVHKVVRGATYPEGWRYQLRDEPGVVLGYEHVWRGERPNTLGPLEWDLSPHVAGSVGNVLTMGAAGATLRLGGNMPAPVGALVMRPTSSIPYQDSDGRQSGTRGFSWYVYTSAEGRAVGRNIFLDGNSDKPGRSVEKRTLVGAVQAGVALRYGRYGLTYAQTIQTPEFEGQKSLTNYGSLRLSVQF; encoded by the coding sequence ATGAGGGGGATTGCAGGGGGCCGCGTCGCGGTCGCGCTGGCTGCGGGGCTGTCCGCCGGGCTTGGCGCCGGTGCTGGCGGAGCGCAGGATCCCGCGGGCCGGGATGCGGGGCCGGCCGCCGCACCGGACGGCGCGGAGCGGGCCGGCCCCTCGATCGGCTTCTGGATCGACAACGACCTGTTCGGCGGCAACACCGACCGCTATTACACCAACGGCTTCCAGTTCTACTACTTCTCCGGCGACCGGCCGACCTACGGCAGCATCGACTGGCTGGCCGACCTCGTGCCGTGGATCGAGCCGGACGGCGTGCGGCGCTACGGCTTCGCCTTCGGGCAGAACATCTACACGCCGAGCAACCTGCGCGCCCGCAACCCCGACCCGACCGACCGGCCCTATGCCGGCTGGCTCTACGGCCGGCTGTCGATCCTGAACGAGGCGCCGCGGGCGGTCGACCGCATCGACCTCGACCTCGGCATGGTCGGGCCGGCCTCGCTGGCCGAACAGACGCAGAAGGCCGTCCACAAGGTCGTCCGGGGCGCGACCTACCCGGAGGGCTGGCGCTACCAGCTCCGCGACGAGCCGGGGGTCGTCCTCGGCTACGAGCATGTCTGGCGCGGCGAGCGGCCGAACACGCTGGGGCCGCTCGAATGGGACCTCAGCCCCCATGTGGCGGGCAGCGTCGGCAACGTGCTGACCATGGGGGCGGCGGGGGCGACGCTGCGGCTGGGCGGCAACATGCCGGCGCCGGTCGGGGCGCTGGTGATGCGGCCGACCAGCAGCATCCCCTACCAGGACAGCGACGGCCGGCAGAGCGGTACCCGCGGTTTCTCCTGGTACGTCTACACCAGCGCCGAGGGCCGCGCGGTCGGGCGCAACATCTTCCTCGACGGCAACAGCGACAAGCCGGGCCGCTCGGTGGAGAAGCGGACCCTCGTCGGCGCCGTCCAGGCGGGTGTGGCGCTGCGCTACGGCCGCTATGGCCTGACCTACGCGCAGACCATCCAGACCCCGGAGTTCGAGGGGCAGAAATCGCTGACCAACTACGGGTCGCTGCGCCTGTCCGTCCAGTTCTGA